The following are encoded together in the Bos taurus isolate L1 Dominette 01449 registration number 42190680 breed Hereford chromosome 10, ARS-UCD2.0, whole genome shotgun sequence genome:
- the OR4L18 gene encoding olfactory receptor family 4 subfamily L member 18 has translation MDLKNGSVVTEFILQGFSVAWKLQIVFFVTFSLIYGATVLGNVLIMVTVTCSSTLHSPMYFLLGNLSFLDMCLSTVTTPKMIRDLLTEHKTISIWGCMAQMFFMHLFGGAEATLLVAMAFDRYVAVCKPLHYRKIMNHRLLNWSVILSWTIGFTHTMSQMVLTVNLPFCGPHIINNIFCDLPLVIKLACVETYTLELFVIADSGLLSLICFLLLLVSYTVILATVQRRSSGGLSKALSTLCAHITVVSLFFGPCIFIYAWPFKSFASNKVLAVFYTVITPLLNPIIYTLRNQKMQVAMRKLQFQNVSST, from the coding sequence ATGGATCTGAAAAATGGATCTGTAGTGACGGAGTTTATTTTACAAGGATTTTCTGTGGCATGGAAACTTCAGATTGTCTTCTTCGTGACATTCTCCTTGATCTATGGGGCTACTGTGCTGGGAAACGTGCTCATTATGGTCACGGTGACATGCAGTTCCACCCTTCATTCTCCCATGTACTTCCTCCTTGGAAACCTCTCCTTTTTGGATATGTGTCTCTCCACAGTCACCACACCCAAGATGATCAGAGACTTGCTCACTGAACACAAGACCATCTCTATATGGGGATGCATGGCTCAGATGTTCTTTATGCACTTGTTTGGAGGTGCTGAGGCAACTCTTCTGGTAGCCATGGCTTTTGACAGATATGTGGCCGTATGTAAACCCCTGCACTACAGGAAAATCATGAACCACAGGTTGCTCAACTGGTCTGTTATACTTTCATGGACAATTGGTTTTACACACACCATGAGTCAGATGGTATTAACAGTAAACTTGCCTTTCTGTGGCCCCCACATCATAAACAATATATTCTGTGACCTTCCCCTTGTGATTAAGCTTGCATGTGTGGAAACATACACCCTGGAACTGTTTGTCATTGCTGACAGTGGGCTGCTGTCACTCATCTGTTTCCTCCTCCTGCTTGTCTCCTACACGGTCatcctggccactgtgcaacgaAGATCATCTGGAGGCCTCTCCAAAGCCCTGTCCACACTGTGTGCCCACATCACTGTGGTCAGTCTGTTCTTTGGGCCGTGTATCTTCATCTATGCCTGGCCTTTCAAGAGTTTTGCCAGCAATAAAGTCCTTGCTGTATTTTACACTGTTATCACACCCTTATTGAATCCTATTATTTACACCTTGAGAAATCAGAAAATGCAAGTGGCCATGAGAAAGTTACAGTTCCAAAATGTTAGCTCCACATAG
- the OR4N5 gene encoding olfactory receptor family 4 subfamily N member 5 → MMARENSTEVTEFILLGLTQSQDVQLLVFTLVLIFYLIILPGNFLIILTIRSDPSLTAPLYFFLGNLAFLDASYSFIVAPRMLVDFLSEKKVISYKGCITQLFFLHFLGAGEMFLLVVMAFDRYIAICRPLHYSTVMNPRACYALLLALWLGGFTHSIVQVALIIHLPFCGPNRLDNFFCDVPQVIKLACADTFVVELLMVSNSGLLTLLCFLGLLASYAVILCRVKGHSSAGKSKALSTCTTHIIIVFLMFGPAIFIYTRPFRAFPADKVVSLFHTVIFPLMNPVIYTLRNQEIKASMRKLLSHHMVC, encoded by the coding sequence ATGATGGCTAGGGAGAACAGCACTGAGGTGACAGAATTCATCCTACTTGGTCTGACCCAGTCTCAAGAtgttcagctcctggtcttcacACTAGTCTTAATTTTCTACCTCATCATCCTCCCTGGAAATTTCCTCATCATCCTCACCATCAGGTCAGACCCCAGTCTCACGGCCCCCCTCTACTTCTTCCTGGGCAACCTGGCCTTCCTGGATGCATCCTACTCCTTCATTGTGGCTCCCAGGATGCTGGTGGACTTCCTCTCTGAGAAGAAGGTGATCTCCTACAAAGGCTGCATCACTCAGCTCTTCTTCTTGCACTTCCTTGGGGCAGGGGAGATGTTCCTTCTTGTCGTGATGGCCTTTGACCGCTACATTGCCATCTGTCGTCCTTTGCACTATTCGACTGTCATGAACCCTAGAGCCTGCTATGCCTTGCTGTTGGCTCTGTGGCTTGGGGGATTTACTCATTCCATTGTTCAAGTGGCTCTTATTATCCACTTGCCCTTCTGTGGTCCAAACCGACTGGACAACTTCTTCTGCGACGTGCCACAGGTCATCAAGCTGGCCTGCGCTGACACCTTTGTGGTGGAGCTCCTGATGGTCTCCAACAGTGGCCTGCTCACCCTGCTGTGCTTTCTGGGCCTTCTGGCCTCCTATGCAGTCATCCTCTGCCGTGTAAAGGGGCACTCCTCTGCAGGGAAGAGCAAGGCTCTGTCCACATGCACCACACACATTATCATCGTGTTTCTCATGTTTGGACCTGCCATCTTCATCTACACCCGCCCCTTCAGAGCCTTCCCAGCTGACAAAGTGGTTTCTCTCTTTCACACCGTAATCTTTCCTTTGATGAACCCTGTGATTTATACCCTTCGCAATCAGGAAATAAAAGCTTCCATGAGGAAGTTGTTGAGTCATCACATGGTTTGCTGA